In Geitlerinema sp. PCC 9228, a single genomic region encodes these proteins:
- the rplC gene encoding 50S ribosomal protein L3, protein MSIGLLGTKLGMTQIFDEEGRTIPVTVIQAGPCQITQIKTQENDGYAAIQVGYKETREKSLTRPELGHLRKSDAPPLRYLREFRVEDASEYELGQELKVDNFSPGQLVDISGKRIGRGFAGYQKRHNFRRGSRTHGSKNYRLPGSVGPGTDPSRVYPGKRMAGRMGDARITIRKLTVVKVDPERNLLVVKGSVPGKSGNLLNIRPANLVGGNS, encoded by the coding sequence GTGTCTATCGGTCTTCTTGGTACAAAACTCGGCATGACCCAGATTTTCGACGAGGAAGGGCGTACCATTCCCGTCACCGTCATCCAAGCGGGTCCTTGCCAAATCACCCAAATCAAAACCCAAGAAAACGATGGCTACGCAGCCATCCAAGTTGGGTATAAAGAAACCAGAGAAAAGTCCCTGACCAGACCAGAACTCGGTCATTTACGCAAATCCGACGCCCCCCCCTTGCGGTACTTGCGTGAATTCCGCGTGGAAGATGCCAGCGAATACGAACTGGGACAAGAACTCAAAGTAGACAACTTCTCCCCAGGACAGTTAGTAGACATCAGCGGCAAACGCATCGGTCGCGGATTTGCCGGCTACCAAAAGCGACACAACTTCCGCCGGGGTTCGCGGACCCACGGTTCCAAAAACTATCGCCTTCCCGGTTCGGTAGGACCCGGAACCGACCCTTCCCGGGTGTACCCAGGCAAACGTATGGCCGGTCGTATGGGCGACGCCCGCATAACCATCCGCAAACTAACTGTCGTCAAGGTCGATCCGGAGCGCAACCTGCTCGTGGTCAAAGGTTCGGTACCTGGCAAATCAGGAAACTTACTCAATATCAGACCCGCCAATCTTGTCGGGGGCAACTCGTAA
- a CDS encoding VWA domain-containing protein codes for MLENRDYTLIIDKSGSMANADEGETKSKWEQAKESTFALAQKCEEVDPDGLTVYLFSGAFRRYDNVTADKVAQIFQENQPMGSTNLVAVFEDAFENYFQRRQKGQTKQGETFLVVTDGEPDDRKATIQSIVDTTHRLQHPAELAILLIQVGKDERVKRFLQALDDELQGVGAKFDIVETFSIDIMQGKDLSEVLLAAIAQ; via the coding sequence ATGCTAGAAAACCGCGACTACACGCTAATTATTGACAAAAGCGGCAGCATGGCCAATGCTGACGAAGGGGAAACCAAGAGCAAATGGGAGCAAGCCAAGGAATCCACATTTGCTTTAGCCCAAAAGTGCGAAGAGGTAGACCCAGACGGGCTAACGGTCTATCTGTTTTCCGGGGCTTTTCGCCGCTACGACAACGTCACCGCCGATAAGGTGGCGCAAATTTTCCAAGAAAACCAGCCCATGGGCAGCACTAACCTAGTAGCCGTTTTCGAGGATGCTTTTGAAAATTATTTTCAACGCCGGCAAAAAGGGCAAACCAAACAGGGAGAAACCTTTCTGGTGGTGACTGATGGCGAACCCGACGACCGCAAAGCTACCATTCAATCGATTGTGGATACCACCCACCGCTTGCAACATCCCGCGGAACTCGCGATATTATTAATTCAGGTGGGAAAAGACGAGCGCGTAAAGCGATTTCTGCAAGCTCTCGATGACGAGCTGCAAGGTGTGGGCGCTAAATTTGACATTGTGGAAACCTTCTCAATTGATATCATGCAAGGCAAGGATTTGTCGGAAGTTCTGCTAGCGGCGATCGCTCAATAA
- a CDS encoding LdpA C-terminal domain-containing domain: MNRRSPFTSLEQAHWFKLICGASFQHLPSVRNLTLAYTLAGADCIDVAADPAAIAAARSGMAAAREANGGDVPVPWLMASLNDGEDPHFRKARFDATQCPSDCPQPCEQVCPANAILFNREDGFSGVVDELCYGCGRCLPVCPEQIIHTHSYVRSPESVAPLILESGIDALEIHTQVGRQEEFARLWQAIAPHLNQLQLVAVSCPDGEELTDYLWHLYHLMSPLPCLLVWQTDGRPMSGDIGAGTTRATIRLAEKVLAANLPGFVQLAGGTNERTVPKLQELGLLNNGKAGVSGVAYGSYARVLLWDLLEQLDTMSTSNTFSPSSLPLEAGNNHLEKNPALLNSALERARGLVSQLKDPLFAGKGQ, from the coding sequence ATGAACCGGCGATCTCCATTCACTTCCCTGGAACAAGCCCACTGGTTCAAGCTCATTTGCGGAGCCAGTTTCCAGCATTTGCCCTCGGTTAGGAATTTAACCCTAGCCTACACCCTGGCGGGTGCTGACTGTATTGATGTAGCTGCCGACCCGGCTGCGATCGCGGCGGCTCGTTCCGGAATGGCAGCCGCCCGAGAAGCCAATGGTGGGGATGTTCCAGTTCCCTGGTTGATGGCCAGTTTAAACGATGGGGAAGACCCTCACTTTCGCAAAGCTCGCTTCGATGCCACCCAATGCCCCAGCGATTGTCCCCAACCCTGCGAGCAGGTTTGCCCGGCAAACGCTATCCTATTTAACAGGGAGGATGGTTTTTCGGGCGTGGTTGACGAGCTTTGTTACGGTTGCGGACGATGTTTGCCAGTATGTCCCGAGCAAATTATCCACACCCACTCCTATGTCCGGTCTCCGGAGTCGGTTGCTCCTTTAATTTTAGAATCCGGCATCGATGCTCTGGAGATTCACACCCAAGTGGGTCGTCAAGAGGAATTTGCCCGCCTCTGGCAAGCGATCGCGCCTCACCTAAACCAACTCCAACTCGTGGCCGTCAGCTGTCCGGATGGCGAAGAACTCACCGATTACCTGTGGCATTTATATCACCTAATGTCCCCCCTACCCTGCTTGCTGGTATGGCAAACCGACGGTCGCCCCATGAGCGGCGATATTGGTGCTGGCACCACCCGAGCCACTATTCGCTTGGCAGAAAAAGTGCTGGCCGCCAATTTACCCGGGTTCGTGCAGCTAGCCGGCGGCACCAACGAACGCACGGTTCCCAAACTGCAAGAACTGGGACTGCTCAACAATGGCAAAGCCGGGGTATCTGGCGTTGCCTACGGCAGTTACGCTCGGGTTTTGCTATGGGATTTGCTAGAACAGCTAGACACCATGTCCACTTCCAATACCTTTTCCCCAAGTTCCTTGCCGCTAGAGGCAGGAAACAACCACCTGGAAAAAAACCCGGCTCTGTTAAACTCAGCCCTCGAACGAGCGCGGGGATTGGTTTCCCAACTCAAAGACCCCTTGTTTGCTGGTAAAGGGCAATAA
- a CDS encoding NAD(P)H-quinone oxidoreductase subunit N: MALLTSGKKMLRDLEEHGALGVYVPLEGGFEGRYQRRIRAAGYEALNLTARGLGDLPAYLRGVHGVRPPHLGKKNIGREAQVGPIYYAVPIVNTELEQLPANAKGLLLWIIEGNILSRQEIEYLTILPKIEPKVKVVVELGGDRSFRWMPLKDALAPAQV, from the coding sequence ATGGCATTGCTAACAAGTGGCAAAAAGATGCTCCGCGATTTAGAAGAACACGGGGCTTTAGGTGTATACGTTCCTCTAGAAGGAGGATTTGAAGGGCGCTACCAGCGTCGGATTCGGGCGGCTGGTTACGAGGCGCTCAATCTGACTGCCCGCGGTTTGGGAGACTTACCCGCTTACCTGCGCGGCGTTCATGGGGTGCGTCCGCCTCACTTGGGGAAAAAGAATATCGGCCGCGAAGCCCAAGTGGGACCGATTTACTACGCTGTTCCCATTGTAAATACGGAACTAGAACAACTCCCGGCCAATGCCAAGGGACTGTTGCTATGGATTATTGAAGGGAATATCTTGTCCCGTCAGGAAATTGAATATTTGACCATCCTACCGAAAATAGAGCCCAAGGTAAAGGTGGTGGTGGAGTTGGGCGGCGATCGCAGTTTCCGTTGGATGCCTTTAAAAGATGCCTTAGCCCCAGCTCAAGTATAA